In one window of Spiroplasma corruscae DNA:
- the purF gene encoding amidophosphoribosyltransferase translates to MGDVIKEKCGVFGCFNIENAPLINYYGLHALQHRGQEGCGILGYDKLENFILKKGMGLVSEKFKSTDFKNWKAKNSIGHVLYSTTGGSIECNVQPFYFNIKDDKFGLVHNGNLTNAHIIKDKMESEGSIFQATSDSEILAHLYTKSKETQRLDKIKSSLNVISGAFAFLLLFEDELYAIRDRNGLRPLSIGKFNNGYVVASETYAFDVTGATYIRDVNPGEIVKISNKGLESFYFSKNNFNNVCSMEYIYFSHPSSNINNINVHNFRVESGKLLAAQENNYPGDIVIGVPDSSTSSALGYSKQSKLPFDIGLIKNKYSGRTFIQPTKELREIGVRNKLSVIKDVVKDKRVILIDDSIVRGTTSKYIVKLLKNNGAKEVHVRVASPPIKYPSYYGIDISTYKELIAANMTINQMIEYIGCDSLSFLSIDNLKKLFAPNQGCFDIFTGEYPADIYDLNKGE, encoded by the coding sequence ATGGGGGATGTAATAAAAGAAAAATGTGGTGTTTTTGGTTGCTTTAACATTGAAAATGCACCCTTAATAAACTATTATGGTCTTCATGCCTTGCAACACAGAGGACAAGAGGGTTGTGGAATATTAGGTTATGATAAATTAGAGAACTTTATATTAAAAAAAGGGATGGGGTTAGTTTCTGAAAAGTTTAAAAGTACGGACTTTAAAAATTGAAAAGCAAAAAACTCAATAGGTCATGTTTTATATTCAACGACCGGTGGCTCTATTGAATGTAACGTTCAGCCATTTTATTTCAATATAAAAGATGATAAGTTTGGTTTAGTCCATAATGGTAACTTAACAAATGCTCATATCATAAAAGATAAGATGGAATCAGAAGGAAGTATATTTCAAGCAACAAGTGACTCAGAAATATTGGCACATCTTTATACAAAAAGTAAAGAGACTCAAAGACTTGATAAAATAAAGAGTTCACTAAATGTAATAAGTGGAGCATTTGCTTTTTTACTTTTATTTGAAGATGAGTTATATGCCATACGCGATAGAAATGGTTTGAGACCACTTTCAATTGGTAAATTTAATAATGGTTATGTTGTTGCATCTGAGACTTATGCTTTTGATGTTACTGGCGCAACTTATATTAGAGATGTTAATCCGGGTGAAATCGTTAAAATTAGCAACAAAGGATTAGAAAGCTTCTATTTTTCAAAAAATAATTTTAATAACGTTTGTTCAATGGAGTATATTTATTTTTCTCATCCAAGTAGCAATATTAATAATATAAATGTACATAATTTTAGAGTTGAATCAGGAAAATTATTAGCAGCACAGGAGAATAATTATCCGGGTGATATAGTTATTGGGGTTCCAGACTCTTCAACTTCATCTGCTTTGGGTTATTCCAAACAATCTAAATTACCTTTTGACATTGGATTAATAAAGAATAAATATTCAGGAAGAACATTTATTCAGCCAACAAAAGAACTAAGAGAGATTGGTGTTAGGAATAAACTTTCTGTAATTAAAGATGTTGTAAAAGATAAGAGAGTAATTTTGATTGATGACTCAATTGTAAGGGGTACTACAAGTAAGTACATTGTAAAATTATTAAAAAATAATGGTGCTAAGGAAGTTCACGTCAGAGTAGCTTCCCCACCAATTAAGTACCCAAGTTATTATGGAATTGATATTTCAACATACAAAGAACTAATTGCAGCAAATATGACTATTAATCAAATGATTGAATATATTGGGTGTGATAGTTTAAGTTTTCTAAGCATTGATAATCTTAAGAAATTATTTGCTCCTAATCAAGGATGCTTTGATATTTTTACAGGTGAATACCCTGCTGATATTTATGATTTAAATAAAGGGGAGTAA
- the purC gene encoding phosphoribosylaminoimidazolesuccinocarboxamide synthase, with translation MDKLYEGKSKICYATEKSNELKMYFKNDVTAFNSLKKASYDSKGILTAKISNIIFHYLEKNGIKTHLLRVLDEQNILVKKLKMFDIEIIIRNIASGSITKKIGIKEGTIFNKPIFEICYKNDDYGDPLINDDHCVTLGLTNSTQLAEIKKVALEINQLLCTLFKKVSITVVDFKIEMGIDDENNICLGDEISPDTCRFWDENKRKLDKDCFREDLDDITYIYKIILDKLESISI, from the coding sequence ATGGATAAATTATACGAAGGTAAATCAAAAATATGTTATGCAACAGAAAAAAGTAATGAGTTAAAAATGTATTTTAAAAATGATGTTACAGCTTTTAATAGTTTAAAAAAAGCAAGCTACGATTCTAAGGGCATACTTACCGCAAAAATTTCAAATATCATATTTCATTATTTAGAAAAGAATGGTATAAAAACCCATCTGCTAAGAGTTTTAGATGAACAAAATATTTTGGTAAAAAAGTTAAAAATGTTTGATATTGAAATAATAATAAGAAATATAGCTTCAGGAAGTATTACAAAGAAAATTGGAATTAAAGAAGGAACTATTTTCAATAAACCAATATTTGAAATATGTTATAAAAATGATGACTATGGAGATCCTTTAATAAATGATGACCACTGTGTTACTCTTGGTTTAACCAATTCAACACAGTTAGCAGAAATTAAAAAAGTAGCATTAGAAATTAATCAATTACTATGCACATTATTTAAAAAAGTAAGCATAACAGTTGTTGACTTTAAAATTGAGATGGGTATTGATGATGAGAATAATATTTGTTTAGGCGATGAAATAAGCCCTGATACTTGCAGGTTTTGAGATGAAAATAAAAGAAAACTAGATAAGGACTGTTTTAGAGAAGATTTAGATGATATTACTTACATATATAAAATAATATTAGATAAATTAGAAAGCATAAGTATTTAA